In Pseudoxanthobacter soli DSM 19599, a single window of DNA contains:
- a CDS encoding SAM-dependent methyltransferase, with the protein MTKDDRLLKAARTAINHIAGELRADLVVTLWNGETIPLGPNARGDLGFVIRTPVAITRLLRGRRLTTLVELMAAGDIDIVGGTLLDVAARRGEIGSKGLVKRLNKWLLLRSLLPFLFASTKEASAPAAGHAYQGDQAARDEQGRDNKALVQFHYDLSNAFYGLFLDPEMQYSCAYFPRWDAGIEEAQIAKLDMICRKLRLKPGEKFLDIGCGWGGLVCHAARNYGVDAHGVTLSQAQYDFVQEKIARLGLQGKVHVELKDYRAVEGTFDKIASIGMFEHVGLDNQTAYFTKMRELLRPRGLLLNHAITRPAKKTEEAFRKKRPEYAAIVNYIFPGSELDHIGHSVSAIERHGFEIHDVEGWREHYARTTKLWCERLYANRDRAIAEVGEAKTRLWLLYLAGVSLGFERGTIGIFQTLGSRRAKGLSGLPPTRADLYR; encoded by the coding sequence GTGACGAAGGACGACAGGCTGCTGAAGGCGGCGCGGACCGCGATCAACCACATCGCGGGCGAGCTGCGGGCCGACCTGGTGGTGACGCTGTGGAATGGCGAGACCATTCCGCTCGGGCCGAATGCCAGGGGCGATCTCGGCTTCGTGATCCGCACGCCGGTGGCGATCACCCGCCTGCTGCGCGGCCGGCGCCTCACCACGCTGGTGGAGCTGATGGCGGCGGGCGACATCGACATCGTCGGCGGCACGCTGCTCGACGTTGCCGCGCGCCGGGGTGAGATCGGCTCGAAGGGGCTCGTCAAGCGCCTCAACAAGTGGCTGCTGCTGCGCTCGCTGCTGCCGTTCCTGTTCGCCTCCACCAAGGAGGCGTCGGCGCCTGCCGCCGGCCATGCCTATCAGGGCGATCAGGCCGCCCGCGACGAGCAGGGGCGCGACAACAAGGCCCTCGTGCAGTTCCACTACGACCTGTCGAACGCGTTCTACGGCCTCTTCCTCGATCCGGAGATGCAATATTCCTGCGCCTATTTCCCGCGCTGGGATGCCGGCATCGAGGAAGCGCAGATCGCCAAGCTCGACATGATCTGCCGCAAGCTGCGGCTGAAGCCGGGCGAAAAGTTCCTCGATATCGGCTGCGGCTGGGGCGGGCTCGTCTGCCACGCCGCGCGCAACTACGGCGTCGATGCCCACGGCGTGACGCTGTCCCAGGCGCAATATGATTTCGTGCAGGAAAAGATCGCGCGCCTCGGCCTGCAGGGCAAGGTGCACGTCGAGCTGAAGGACTATCGCGCCGTCGAGGGCACGTTCGACAAGATCGCGTCCATCGGCATGTTCGAGCATGTCGGGCTAGACAACCAGACCGCCTATTTCACCAAGATGCGCGAGCTGCTGCGTCCGCGCGGCCTGCTGCTCAACCACGCTATCACCCGGCCCGCCAAGAAGACCGAAGAGGCCTTCCGCAAGAAGCGGCCGGAATACGCCGCCATCGTGAACTACATCTTCCCCGGCAGCGAGCTCGACCATATCGGCCACTCCGTGTCCGCCATCGAACGGCACGGCTTCGAGATCCACGACGTGGAAGGCTGGCGGGAGCATTATGCCCGCACCACCAAGCTCTGGTGCGAACGGCTCTATGCCAATCGCGACAGGGCGATCGCGGAGGTGGGCGAGGCGAAGACGCGGCTGTGGCTGCTCTATCTCGCCGGCGTCTCGCTCGGGTTCGAGCGCGGCACCATCGGCATCTTCCAGACGCTGGGCTCGCGCCGCGCCAAGGGCCTGTCCGGCCTGCCGCCGACCCGCGCCGATCTCTACCGGTAA
- a CDS encoding polysaccharide biosynthesis protein — protein sequence MKTLWDRLHRRLYEVPRLTRRLSFAAIDALLAPIALWCAYGLRLADFWEWWILTPGLPVFAVAPFVAVALFWWSGVYRILVRSSDRTAAFIIARGVVGLVIGLYVLAYLAPHLMVPRSVPVIFGILYFLMTWGSRLAGQSYFFWLTRRLHDLEPVIVYGAGRAGLQLHMALDAGREYEVVAFVDDDHTLQGTHISGRRVYPPGELQALIDRHGVKRLLLAMPSIPLRRRQALVKRLSDLDVMVQTVPSTPELLTGMARIDALRPVTPEDLLERASVDPHIDLLSPSIRGKAVMVTGAGGSIGSQLCRQIVALGPRLIVLYEISEFALYSIDEELRDIALAVAERDDMAVPAIYPVLGNVCDGKRVGEVIEAFGIETVYHAAAYKHVPLVEQNVLGGLANNVLGTDAVVREAMRHGVERFTLVSTDKAVRPTNVMGATKRWAELVCQDAQTRSTGTVFSMVRFGNVLGSSGSVVPLFERQIKRGGPVTVTHPDVTRFFMTIPEAAQLVVQAGAMASGGEVFLLDMGEPVRIDDLARRMIELHGLKVRDAATPDGDVDIVYTGLRPGEKLYEELLIGDNPMPTQHPKIMRSRENGVDAAELADLLAGLRAAVENTDVAAAIGLLCRAVPEYRPIAATVDIVATHRPATDGKAGERADKATSGTGVGGGTGVAEINVVPVSFAPAQRR from the coding sequence ATGAAGACGTTGTGGGACCGCCTCCACCGCCGGCTCTACGAGGTGCCGCGCCTGACGCGCCGGCTCTCGTTCGCGGCGATCGACGCGCTGCTGGCGCCGATCGCGCTGTGGTGCGCCTATGGACTTCGCCTCGCCGATTTCTGGGAATGGTGGATCCTGACGCCGGGCCTGCCGGTGTTCGCCGTCGCCCCGTTCGTGGCGGTGGCGCTGTTCTGGTGGAGCGGCGTCTACCGCATTCTGGTGCGCTCCTCCGACCGCACCGCCGCCTTCATCATCGCGCGCGGCGTGGTTGGGCTCGTGATCGGGCTCTATGTGCTCGCCTATCTCGCGCCGCACCTGATGGTGCCGCGTTCGGTGCCGGTGATCTTCGGCATTCTCTATTTCCTGATGACGTGGGGCAGCCGGCTCGCCGGGCAGTCCTATTTCTTCTGGCTGACCCGCCGGCTGCACGACCTGGAGCCGGTGATCGTCTACGGCGCCGGACGGGCCGGACTGCAACTCCACATGGCGCTCGATGCCGGCCGCGAATACGAAGTGGTGGCGTTCGTCGACGACGACCATACGCTGCAGGGCACGCACATCAGCGGGCGGCGGGTCTATCCGCCGGGCGAACTGCAGGCGCTGATCGACCGCCACGGCGTCAAGCGGCTGCTGCTCGCCATGCCCTCGATCCCGCTTCGGCGCCGGCAGGCGCTGGTGAAGCGGCTGTCCGACCTCGACGTGATGGTGCAGACGGTGCCATCCACGCCGGAGCTTCTGACCGGCATGGCGCGGATCGACGCGCTTCGGCCGGTGACGCCCGAGGATCTGCTGGAGCGGGCGAGTGTCGATCCCCACATCGACCTGCTGTCGCCCTCGATCCGCGGCAAGGCGGTGATGGTGACGGGCGCGGGCGGCTCGATCGGCTCGCAGCTCTGCCGCCAGATCGTCGCGCTCGGGCCGCGCCTGATCGTGCTCTACGAGATCAGCGAATTCGCGCTCTATTCCATCGACGAGGAACTGCGCGACATCGCGCTCGCGGTCGCCGAGCGGGACGACATGGCGGTGCCGGCAATCTATCCCGTGCTCGGCAATGTCTGCGACGGCAAGCGCGTCGGCGAGGTGATCGAGGCGTTCGGCATCGAGACCGTCTATCACGCCGCCGCCTACAAGCACGTGCCCCTGGTGGAGCAGAACGTGCTCGGCGGCCTTGCCAACAACGTGCTCGGCACCGACGCCGTGGTACGGGAGGCAATGCGCCATGGCGTCGAGCGGTTCACGCTGGTCTCGACCGACAAGGCGGTGCGCCCGACCAACGTGATGGGCGCGACCAAGCGGTGGGCGGAACTCGTCTGCCAGGACGCGCAGACCCGCTCCACCGGCACCGTGTTCTCCATGGTGCGGTTCGGCAACGTGCTCGGCTCGTCCGGCTCGGTGGTGCCGCTGTTCGAGCGGCAGATCAAGCGCGGTGGCCCGGTGACGGTGACGCATCCCGACGTCACCCGCTTCTTCATGACGATCCCGGAAGCCGCCCAGCTCGTGGTGCAGGCGGGCGCGATGGCGAGCGGCGGCGAGGTTTTCCTGCTCGACATGGGCGAGCCGGTGCGCATCGACGATCTCGCCCGGCGGATGATCGAGCTGCACGGCCTCAAGGTGCGCGACGCGGCGACGCCCGACGGCGATGTCGACATCGTCTATACCGGCCTCAGGCCGGGCGAGAAGCTCTATGAGGAACTGCTGATCGGCGACAATCCGATGCCGACCCAGCATCCGAAGATCATGCGCAGCCGCGAGAACGGCGTCGACGCGGCGGAACTCGCCGACCTGCTCGCGGGCCTGCGCGCCGCGGTCGAGAACACCGACGTGGCGGCCGCCATCGGCCTGCTCTGCCGCGCCGTGCCGGAATACCGGCCGATCGCGGCGACCGTCGACATCGTCGCCACCCACCGGCCGGCGACGGACGGCAAGGCTGGCGAGCGCGCGGACAAGGCCACGAGCGGCACGGGCGTGGGAGGAGGTACGGGCGTGGCGGAGATCAACGTCGTCCCGGTCTCGTTCGCACCGGCGCAGCGCCGCTAG
- a CDS encoding O-antigen ligase family protein, with product MPHPAGAVAHRPRDPFTIIVYATIFGVAAVPLHPFWLATYLAWTLAGAWALSTDSGLRTAIFRDATLRRMALIFAFMAVWMAVGVVGRGQFASGRTWSATWNIVPVFLFAVTVIAATRRDAGLARALPLVAGVLVALGALEAIVGRIFIEHDLWVLFPRLRLYGTGDNPVPSAAILAFGSAAAAVAVFAGRGGLRLLALAALALNLAGLFLTYSRGPWMAFLLSTLIALVLWRLPVGRLRIAVAAVMIAGAIAIPIGLVVAEPYLDQTGCSDRLQEENTLTASATDLCRTSHRLSIWRVVGTEIAAHPLFGAGPGTLVKHPFGQHPHNGYLSMAFYYGIPCALAYIALILNALHACLTRPATPLRMMSLWVIVFATVFMATDLANPVSFINSVYLYLWLPLALAVGWPREEMPDGPPGMPRRSPA from the coding sequence ATGCCACACCCTGCCGGCGCTGTCGCGCACCGCCCCCGCGACCCGTTCACGATCATCGTCTACGCGACGATCTTCGGCGTCGCGGCGGTGCCGCTGCATCCCTTCTGGCTCGCGACCTATCTGGCGTGGACACTGGCCGGTGCCTGGGCGCTCTCAACCGATTCCGGACTGAGGACCGCCATCTTCCGCGACGCCACGCTGCGGCGGATGGCCCTGATCTTCGCCTTCATGGCGGTCTGGATGGCGGTCGGCGTCGTCGGGCGAGGCCAGTTCGCCTCCGGGCGCACGTGGTCGGCGACATGGAACATCGTGCCGGTGTTCCTGTTCGCGGTGACGGTGATCGCGGCGACGCGGCGGGACGCGGGGCTGGCGCGGGCGCTGCCGCTGGTCGCGGGCGTGCTGGTCGCGCTCGGCGCGCTGGAGGCCATCGTCGGCCGCATCTTCATCGAGCACGATCTGTGGGTGTTGTTTCCGCGGCTGCGGCTCTACGGGACGGGCGACAACCCGGTTCCCTCCGCCGCCATCCTGGCATTCGGCTCGGCCGCGGCGGCGGTCGCCGTCTTCGCCGGCCGCGGTGGCTTGCGCCTGCTGGCGCTTGCCGCGCTCGCCCTCAACCTCGCCGGGCTGTTCCTGACCTATAGCCGTGGCCCGTGGATGGCGTTCCTGCTGAGCACGCTCATCGCGCTGGTGCTGTGGCGGCTGCCGGTCGGGCGGCTGCGCATCGCCGTGGCAGCAGTGATGATCGCCGGCGCCATCGCGATTCCCATCGGCCTCGTCGTCGCCGAACCCTATCTCGACCAGACCGGCTGCAGCGACCGGCTGCAGGAGGAGAACACGCTGACGGCAAGCGCGACGGACCTCTGCCGCACGTCGCACCGGCTGAGCATCTGGCGGGTCGTCGGCACCGAGATCGCGGCGCACCCGCTGTTCGGGGCCGGACCGGGAACGCTGGTGAAGCATCCGTTCGGCCAGCATCCCCACAACGGCTATCTGTCGATGGCGTTCTATTACGGCATTCCCTGCGCGCTCGCCTACATCGCGCTGATCCTGAACGCCCTCCATGCCTGCCTGACGCGGCCAGCCACGCCACTGCGGATGATGTCGCTGTGGGTGATCGTGTTCGCGACGGTGTTCATGGCGACCGATCTCGCCAATCCGGTTTCGTTCATCAATTCGGTCTATCTTTATCTCTGGTTGCCGCTGGCGCTCGCCGTCGGCTGGCCGCGCGAGGAGATGCCGGACGGCCCACCGGGGATGCCGCGGCGTTCGCCTGCGTGA
- a CDS encoding sugar transferase, which produces MKRAFDLLASAAGFVVLLPVLAVCLVLIRLDSPGNPLFVQTRVGRGEKPFRCYKLRTMKIDTPNVASHHVGTAAITGLGHFLRRTKLDELPQLWNVITGEMSLVGPRPCLPSQKELIEARRRRGVYRLRPGITGLAQIRDIDMSVPERLAVVDAEYLETRSFLGDLAIILATARGGGQGDAARGRRKPPEGR; this is translated from the coding sequence TTGAAACGGGCTTTCGATCTCCTCGCCTCGGCGGCCGGCTTCGTGGTGCTTCTTCCGGTGCTGGCGGTGTGCCTCGTGCTGATCCGCCTCGATTCGCCGGGCAATCCGCTGTTCGTGCAGACGCGGGTCGGGCGCGGCGAGAAGCCGTTCCGCTGCTACAAGCTCAGAACGATGAAGATCGACACCCCGAACGTGGCGTCCCACCATGTCGGTACGGCCGCCATCACCGGCCTCGGCCATTTCCTGCGCCGCACCAAGCTCGACGAACTGCCGCAGCTCTGGAACGTCATCACCGGGGAGATGAGCCTCGTCGGCCCGCGCCCGTGCCTGCCGAGCCAGAAGGAGCTGATCGAGGCGCGCCGCCGTCGCGGCGTCTACCGGCTCCGGCCTGGAATCACCGGCCTCGCGCAGATCCGCGACATCGACATGTCCGTGCCCGAGCGCCTCGCGGTGGTCGACGCGGAATATCTCGAAACCCGCAGCTTCCTCGGCGATCTCGCGATCATCCTTGCGACGGCGCGGGGCGGCGGGCAGGGCGACGCCGCGCGTGGGCGCCGCAAGCCGCCTGAAGGGCGCTGA
- the grxD gene encoding Grx4 family monothiol glutaredoxin encodes MTAINDFIDSEVKGTDVVLFMKGTPTFPQCGFSGQVVQILDYLGVPYKGINVLESAELRQGIKDYSNWPTIPQLYVKGEFVGGCDIVREMFQAGELQDLMKDRGVAVHDAA; translated from the coding sequence ATGACCGCGATCAACGACTTCATCGATTCGGAAGTGAAGGGCACCGACGTGGTGCTGTTCATGAAGGGCACCCCCACCTTCCCGCAGTGCGGCTTCTCCGGCCAGGTGGTGCAGATCCTCGATTATCTCGGCGTGCCCTACAAGGGCATCAACGTGCTGGAATCGGCCGAGCTGCGTCAGGGCATCAAGGACTATTCCAACTGGCCGACCATTCCCCAGCTCTACGTGAAGGGCGAGTTCGTCGGCGGTTGCGATATCGTGCGCGAGATGTTCCAGGCCGGCGAACTGCAGGACCTGATGAAGGACCGCGGCGTGGCGGTGCACGACGCGGCCTGA
- a CDS encoding BolA family protein, with protein sequence MAMDAREIEALIRAALPDAQIEIRDLAGDGDHYAAVVVSAAFRGKSRVQQHQMVYEALKGSMGGQLHALALQTSAPEA encoded by the coding sequence ATGGCGATGGATGCCCGCGAAATCGAGGCGCTGATCCGAGCGGCCCTGCCGGACGCGCAGATCGAGATCCGCGATCTTGCCGGCGACGGCGATCACTATGCCGCGGTCGTGGTGTCGGCGGCGTTCCGCGGCAAGAGCCGCGTGCAGCAGCACCAGATGGTGTATGAGGCGCTGAAGGGCTCCATGGGCGGCCAGCTTCACGCGCTTGCGCTGCAAACATCCGCGCCTGAGGCTTGA
- the purL gene encoding phosphoribosylformylglycinamidine synthase subunit PurL — translation MIRNDVQITPALVAEHGLKPDEYQRILDLIGREPSLTELGIFSAMWNEHCSYKSSKKWLRTLPTTGPRVIQGPGENAGVVDIGDGLTVVFKMESHNHPSYIEPYQGAATGVGGILRDVFTMGARPVAALNALRFGAPDHPKTRHVVSGVVAGVGGYGNSFGVPTVGGEVNFDPHYNGNCLVNAMAVGLAPADGIFLSAASGVGMPIVYLGSKTGRDGIHGATMASAEFDEGSQEKRPTVQVGDPFAEKLLLEACLELMASGAVIAIQDMGAAGLTCSAVEMGAKGDLGVELDLDKVPCREEGMTAYEMMLSESQERMLMVLHPEHEEKAKAIFTKWGLDFAVIGYTTDTLRFVVRHHGDVMADLPIKELGDMAPEYDRPWVAPKTPAPVPAAEVPAPADLGQTILDIVGSPDQCSRRWVWEQYDHLIQGNTAIRPGGDAGVIRVEGTGKGLAMSVDVTPRYCRAEPKQGGRQAVAEAWRNITAVGATPLALTDNLNFGNPERPEIMGEFVGCIEGIGEAARALEFPIVSGNVSLYNETLGEAILPTPAIGGVGLLDDVDQAVTIAFKADDEVIVLVGGHGSHLGQSIYLRDIVGRTDGAPPPVDLAIEKRNGDFVRSLILAGKVTASHDISDGGLAIALAEMAMAGKRGATVSVPGPAHVALFAEDQARYVLAVREADLAGIEASAAKAGVPVAVLGRTGGDTLTISGAASLSVAKLTARHEDWFPRYMAG, via the coding sequence ATGATCCGCAACGACGTCCAGATCACCCCCGCCCTCGTCGCCGAGCACGGGCTGAAGCCCGACGAATACCAGCGCATCCTCGACCTCATCGGACGGGAACCGAGCCTGACGGAACTCGGCATCTTCTCGGCGATGTGGAACGAGCACTGCTCCTACAAGTCCTCCAAGAAGTGGCTGCGCACGCTGCCGACCACCGGCCCGCGGGTGATCCAGGGCCCCGGCGAGAATGCCGGCGTGGTCGATATCGGCGACGGGCTCACGGTCGTCTTCAAGATGGAGAGCCACAACCACCCCTCCTATATCGAGCCCTATCAGGGCGCGGCGACAGGGGTCGGCGGCATCCTGCGCGACGTGTTCACCATGGGCGCGCGCCCGGTGGCGGCGCTGAACGCGCTGCGGTTCGGCGCGCCGGACCATCCCAAGACGCGCCACGTCGTTTCCGGCGTCGTCGCGGGCGTCGGCGGCTACGGCAATTCCTTCGGCGTGCCGACGGTGGGCGGCGAGGTCAATTTCGACCCGCACTACAACGGCAACTGCCTCGTCAACGCGATGGCGGTCGGCCTCGCGCCGGCGGACGGCATCTTCCTGTCGGCGGCTTCCGGCGTCGGGATGCCGATCGTCTATCTCGGCTCCAAGACCGGCCGCGACGGCATCCACGGCGCCACGATGGCGTCGGCGGAGTTCGACGAGGGCTCGCAGGAGAAGCGGCCGACCGTGCAGGTCGGCGATCCCTTCGCCGAGAAGCTGCTGCTCGAGGCCTGCCTCGAACTGATGGCCTCCGGCGCCGTGATCGCCATCCAGGACATGGGTGCGGCCGGGCTGACCTGCTCCGCCGTCGAGATGGGCGCCAAGGGCGATCTCGGCGTCGAGCTCGACCTCGACAAGGTGCCCTGCCGCGAGGAGGGCATGACGGCCTACGAGATGATGCTGTCGGAGAGCCAGGAGCGGATGCTCATGGTGCTGCACCCGGAGCACGAGGAGAAGGCCAAGGCGATCTTCACCAAGTGGGGCCTCGACTTCGCGGTGATCGGCTACACCACCGACACGCTGCGCTTCGTGGTGCGCCACCACGGCGACGTGATGGCCGACCTGCCGATCAAGGAACTCGGCGACATGGCGCCGGAATATGACCGGCCGTGGGTGGCGCCGAAGACCCCGGCCCCGGTGCCGGCCGCCGAAGTGCCCGCGCCGGCCGATCTCGGCCAGACCATCCTCGACATCGTCGGCTCGCCCGACCAGTGCTCCCGCCGCTGGGTGTGGGAGCAGTACGATCACCTCATCCAGGGCAACACCGCGATCCGCCCGGGCGGAGATGCGGGTGTGATCCGCGTCGAAGGCACCGGCAAGGGCCTCGCGATGTCGGTGGACGTGACGCCGCGCTATTGCCGCGCGGAGCCGAAGCAGGGCGGCCGGCAGGCCGTCGCCGAGGCGTGGCGCAACATCACCGCCGTCGGCGCAACGCCGCTCGCGCTCACCGACAACCTGAATTTCGGCAACCCGGAGCGCCCGGAGATCATGGGCGAGTTCGTCGGCTGCATCGAGGGCATCGGAGAGGCCGCGCGCGCGCTCGAGTTCCCGATCGTCTCCGGCAACGTGTCGCTCTACAACGAGACCCTGGGCGAGGCGATCCTGCCGACGCCGGCCATCGGCGGCGTCGGCCTGCTCGACGATGTCGACCAGGCGGTGACCATCGCCTTCAAGGCGGACGACGAGGTCATCGTGCTCGTCGGCGGCCACGGCAGCCATCTCGGCCAGTCGATCTATCTGCGCGATATCGTCGGGCGGACGGACGGCGCGCCGCCGCCGGTCGATCTCGCCATCGAGAAGCGCAACGGCGACTTCGTCCGCAGCCTGATCCTTGCCGGCAAGGTGACCGCGAGCCACGACATTTCCGACGGCGGCCTCGCCATCGCGCTCGCCGAAATGGCGATGGCCGGCAAGCGCGGCGCCACGGTTTCGGTGCCCGGACCGGCGCATGTCGCGCTGTTCGCCGAGGATCAGGCGCGCTACGTGCTGGCGGTGCGCGAGGCGGATCTCGCCGGCATCGAGGCCTCGGCGGCGAAGGCCGGCGTGCCCGTCGCGGTGCTCGGCCGCACCGGCGGCGACACGCTCACGATCTCGGGCGCGGCGTCTCTGTCCGTTGCAAAACTCACCGCACGGCACGAAGATTGGTTCCCGCGCTACATGGCGGGCTGA
- a CDS encoding mechanosensitive ion channel family protein, which translates to MTGGQGRGSRAAGRAAPVTAARARPGPARASLSACLLPVLAAVVLALVSAFLVAPPVRAAEGGLLSTKHGSEPQSEDKALQRLIEAAKANGSTIMVIAPPAAAPSAPPATMGQSALLLLLHLRTAVAELAEDIPAHIRTLPQGIQHLRDRGVLERTAWAAQVALIANIIGVFCIWLYSLWSRHAFRRLSGGNPAHRADRIAVALGRLSLLLGGVAVFAVSGATAAVAMAQSFGETERLFRIFQLPFAELLLASIAVLTVLAPRSPNSRLVPLGDDDARRVSIQLIAIAAFAALSGGFIAWVEIAGLPRSLMRFSIIAALNISCLALLLVALSLSGRAVVRRAPPQPVETVPDERTAEALEEAVALERKAEREATHIPASRFFLRHWHQLVVLAVIIAATIGTGRALLDHPRPIAPIIGPFVVIAGGVLAYAVMVFIIDSLFARAVQEKRVDTKERRGRERRVLASRRNIVRALFEHAALITAIAVTLTGILTTWGVDVTDPEGPFARFAGLILVVFVSIMAYRAVKLWLDEEIAIERYVAADESAHGESTSIVGATTRLGTLLMIVRNFLLASIVVVALMIALDELGVNIAPLFAGAGVIGIAIGFGAQSLIKDMFSGMFYLIDDAFRTGEYIDIGVVKGTVEKISIRSFQLRHQNGPLNTVPFGEIKKLTNYSRDWVIVKLPIRVTYDTPVSKINQIVKKISKELLEDEDVGHLFLQPLKSQGVYEMEDSAMVVRVKFMTKPNEQFVVQRMVYAKIREEFTAAGIKFAHRNVTVYVANPDGSPVTDPARAAAAAGSAIAPILDAEAAAAEAEEEEASEGKNE; encoded by the coding sequence ATGACGGGCGGGCAGGGGCGGGGTTCCAGAGCGGCAGGGCGGGCGGCGCCGGTGACGGCGGCGCGGGCGCGGCCAGGCCCGGCACGGGCCTCGCTTTCGGCGTGCCTCCTGCCGGTTCTGGCCGCCGTCGTGCTGGCGCTCGTGTCCGCGTTTCTGGTCGCCCCGCCGGTGCGGGCGGCGGAAGGCGGCCTGCTCTCCACCAAGCACGGCAGCGAGCCCCAGAGCGAGGACAAGGCCCTTCAGCGTCTGATCGAGGCGGCCAAGGCCAACGGTTCCACCATCATGGTGATCGCCCCGCCCGCCGCGGCGCCCTCAGCGCCGCCGGCCACGATGGGGCAGAGCGCCCTCCTGCTGCTGCTGCACCTGCGGACCGCCGTCGCCGAGCTGGCGGAGGATATCCCGGCCCATATCCGGACCCTGCCGCAGGGCATCCAGCATCTGCGCGATCGCGGCGTGCTGGAGCGGACGGCCTGGGCCGCGCAGGTGGCGCTGATCGCCAACATCATCGGGGTGTTCTGCATCTGGCTCTACAGCCTGTGGAGCCGCCATGCCTTCCGCCGGCTTTCCGGCGGCAATCCGGCTCATCGGGCCGACCGGATCGCCGTCGCGCTCGGCCGGCTCAGCCTGCTGCTCGGCGGCGTGGCGGTGTTCGCGGTGTCGGGTGCGACGGCGGCGGTCGCCATGGCCCAGAGCTTCGGCGAGACCGAGCGCCTTTTCCGCATCTTCCAGCTTCCGTTCGCGGAATTGCTGCTGGCCTCCATCGCCGTGCTCACCGTGCTGGCGCCGCGATCGCCGAATTCCCGCCTGGTGCCGCTCGGCGATGACGATGCGAGGCGGGTCTCGATCCAGTTGATCGCCATCGCGGCCTTCGCGGCGCTGTCCGGCGGCTTCATCGCGTGGGTGGAAATCGCCGGGCTGCCGCGCTCGCTGATGCGCTTCAGCATCATCGCCGCCCTCAATATCAGCTGTCTGGCGCTGCTTCTCGTCGCGTTGTCGCTGAGCGGGCGGGCCGTCGTCCGGCGGGCGCCGCCGCAGCCGGTGGAAACCGTGCCCGACGAGCGGACCGCCGAGGCGCTGGAGGAAGCCGTCGCTCTCGAACGCAAGGCCGAGCGCGAGGCGACCCACATCCCCGCCTCGCGCTTCTTCCTCCGCCACTGGCACCAGCTCGTCGTGCTCGCGGTCATCATCGCCGCGACGATCGGAACGGGCCGGGCGCTGCTCGATCATCCCCGGCCGATCGCGCCGATCATCGGGCCGTTCGTGGTGATCGCCGGCGGCGTGCTCGCCTATGCGGTGATGGTGTTCATCATCGACAGTCTGTTCGCCCGCGCGGTGCAGGAAAAGCGGGTGGACACGAAGGAGCGGCGCGGGCGGGAACGCCGGGTGCTCGCGAGCCGGCGCAACATCGTCCGCGCGCTGTTCGAGCATGCGGCCCTCATCACCGCCATCGCGGTGACGCTGACCGGCATCCTCACCACCTGGGGCGTCGACGTGACCGACCCGGAGGGACCGTTCGCCCGCTTCGCCGGGCTGATCCTCGTCGTGTTCGTCTCGATCATGGCCTATCGCGCGGTGAAGCTCTGGCTCGACGAGGAGATCGCCATCGAGCGCTATGTGGCGGCCGACGAGAGCGCCCACGGCGAAAGCACCTCGATCGTGGGCGCCACCACGCGGCTCGGCACGCTCCTGATGATCGTGCGTAATTTCCTGCTGGCGAGCATCGTGGTCGTGGCGCTGATGATCGCGCTCGACGAACTCGGCGTGAACATCGCCCCGCTGTTCGCCGGCGCGGGCGTCATCGGCATCGCCATCGGTTTCGGCGCGCAGTCGCTGATCAAGGACATGTTCTCCGGCATGTTCTACCTGATCGACGATGCCTTCCGGACCGGCGAATATATCGACATCGGCGTGGTGAAGGGTACGGTGGAGAAAATCTCGATCCGCTCGTTCCAGTTGCGCCACCAGAACGGGCCGCTGAACACCGTGCCGTTCGGCGAGATCAAGAAGCTGACGAACTATTCGCGCGACTGGGTGATCGTGAAGCTTCCGATCCGCGTCACCTACGATACGCCCGTTTCCAAGATCAACCAGATCGTCAAGAAGATCAGCAAGGAACTCCTCGAGGACGAGGACGTCGGCCACCTCTTTCTCCAGCCGCTGAAGTCGCAGGGCGTCTACGAGATGGAGGACTCGGCGATGGTGGTGCGCGTGAAGTTCATGACCAAGCCGAACGAACAGTTCGTCGTCCAGCGCATGGTCTACGCCAAGATCCGCGAGGAATTCACCGCGGCCGGCATCAAGTTCGCGCACCGCAACGTCACGGTCTATGTCGCCAACCCCGACGGCTCGCCGGTCACCGATCCCGCCCGTGCGGCGGCCGCGGCGGGCTCGGCCATCGCCCCGATCCTCGATGCCGAAGCGGCTGCCGCCGAAGCCGAGGAGGAGGAAGCCTCCGAGGGCAAGAACGAATAG